The Vairimorpha necatrix chromosome 1, complete sequence genome contains a region encoding:
- a CDS encoding Clp R domain-containing protein, which translates to MTNPKFTNKARELIEEAIAKAQLNKNTQLEPEHLLNVLLENSNSILRKVLSKEETNIWTDKIINKINTFGKAGQPVEPQMSYKLSQVFKTNDEFVSVDSILINILNLDHIKSYLSNTEEIIKKIKNFRGDKKMDNVNADDTENIMSKFAVDMVDQARQNIFDPVIGREQEIREIIEILCKKTKSNAIMVGKPGVGKTAIVNGIAQRIANGEAPGLKNAKIYNVDVGGMVAGACHRGDFEQRLKDLIKEAESTPGVILFIDEIHIVLGAGKTSDSAMDAANMLKPGLANGSIKCIGATTEDEYRKYVESDPAFERRFVQVPVREPSIEDSITMLRGIRERMELHHGVKISDNALVYAAKSSKQYIPNRRLPDIAIDLIDSACASAVISLESQPKEILEAKNKIWSLELEKTSLEMDLKNTQDKEIIYKKLEEVQKKIENIKESLIPLEENYLNEKKDIIQAKELRKKLEDTKLKLIQAERDRQSYLAYDLKTNVIPVLEEEIKKLTGVEIIETHHIAEKISNWTGIPVKRLTMKENERLLEMSSRIKRRIFGQDEAVNAIVSSILQSRVGLARKDKPIGAFLLLGPSGVGKTELAKAVASELFDDEKNMVVLDMSDYGNELSVTKLIGASAGYVGYNEGGTLTEPIRRKPYNVILLDEVDLAHQSVLNVLYQLLDEGRITDGKGVVVDYRNCVIIMTSNLGQHVIMNSPSIGEKERSELEGMVLQRFGPPFVNRIDNVIYFNQLDFNCLSKILEYQINELNSRLEEKNMKFVISQAVAEEIVVKAHSSVYGARLMKRLVQTHFISALTQILLKRTDNSILFVKCYGTYENQVGEQIGEYVYQY; encoded by the coding sequence ATGACAAATCCAAAATTCACAAACAAAGCAAGAGAACTTATTGAAGAAGCAATTGCAAAAGCACaacttaataaaaacacTCAACTAGAACCAGAACATTTACTAAATGTCTTATTAGAAAATTCGAATTCGATCTTAAGAAAGGTCTTATCAAAAGAAGAAACAAATATTTGGACTGACaaaataatcaataaaatcaaTACATTCGGGAAAGCTGGTCAACCAGTTGAGCCACAAATGTCTTATAAATTGTCACAAGTATTCAAAACTAATGATGAATTTGTTTCTGTTGACTCTATTTTGATCAATATTCTAAATCTTGACCATATAAAAAGTTATCTCAGCAATACAGaggaaataataaaaaagataaaaaactttaggGGCGATAAAAAGATGGACAATGTCAACGCTGATGAtacagaaaatattatgtcAAAATTCGCAGTTGATATGGTCGACCAAGCtagacaaaatatttttgatccTGTAATTGGTAGAGAACAAGAAATAAGAgaaattatagaaataCTTTGTAAGAAGACGAAGAGTAATGCGATTATGGTTGGTAAACCAGGTGTAGGTAAGACAGCGATAGTAAATGGCATAGCACAGAGAATTGCGAATGGAGAAGCTCCAggattaaaaaatgctAAGATTTACAATGTCGACGTAGGCGGAATGGTGGCAGGAGCCTGCCACAGAGGGGATTTTGAACAAAGATTGAAGGATCTCATAAAAGAAGCAGAGAGCACACCGGGCGtgattttgtttattgatGAGATACATATTGTATTAGGAGCAGGAAAGACTTCTGACAGTGCCATGGATGCGGCCAACATGTTGAAACCAGGACTGGCAAATGGGTCTATAAAATGTATAGGAGCTACTACAGAAGACGAGTATAGAAAATATGTAGAATCAGATCCCGCCTTTGAAAGGAGGTTTGTACAAGTCCCTGTACGAGAGCCATCAATAGAAGATTCAATTACAATGTTAAGAGGAATTAGAGAAAGAATGGAATTACACCACGGGGTGAAAATAAGTGACAATGCCTTAGTTTACGCTGCAAAATCTTCTAAGCAGTACATTCCGAATAGAAGACTGCCGGACATAGCCATAGATTTAATTGACAGTGCATGTGCGAGCGCCGTAATTTCCCTAGAAAGTCAACCcaaagaaattttagaggcaaaaaataaaatttggtCACTTGAATTAGAAAAGACGAGTTTAGAAATGGATCTCAAAAATACACaagataaagaaattatatataaaaaactagaaGAGGTTCAAAAGAagatagaaaatattaaagaatcTTTGATACCTTTAGAGGAAAATTATCTAAATGAGAAAAAGGACATAATCCAGGCAAAAGAATTacgtaaaaaattagaagatACAAAATTGAAACTAATCCAAGCCGAAAGAGACAGGCAGTCATATTTGGCCTATGATTTGAAGACGAATGTGATCCCAGTattagaagaagaaattaagaAATTGACAGGAGTAGAAATAATTGAGACACACCACATAGCAGAGAAGATAAGCAATTGGACAGGAATACCGGTCAAGAGGTTGACTATGAAAGAGAATGAAAGATTATTAGAAATGTCTAGTAGAATTAAAAGGAGAATATTTGGGCAAGATGAAGCAGTCAATGCCATTGTGTCTTCAATTCTTCAGTCACGAGTGGGCCTCGCAAGGAAAGACAAGCCCATTGGGgcatttttacttttaggGCCTAGTGGTGTAGGAAAAACTGAGTTGGCCAAGGCAGTGGCCTCTGAATTGTTTGATGATGAGAAGAACATGGTAGTTCTCGACATGAGTGACTATGGAAATGAACTATCAGTGACTAAATTAATAGGTGCCTCTGCTGGGTATGTCGGGTACAATGAAGGGGGCACACTTACTGAGCCCATAAGAAGAAAGCCTTACAATGTCATCCTTTTGGACGAGGTAGATTTGGCCCACCAGTCTGTGCTCAATGTTTTGTATCAACTACTTGACGAGGGACGAATTACAGACGGCAAGGGTGTGGTCGTGGATTACAGGAATTGTGTAATAATTATGACTTCTAATCTTGGTCAACATGTCATAATGAATAGTCCTAGTATAGGAGAAAAGGAAAGATCAGAACTAGAAGGAATGGTATTACAGAGATTTGGGCCGCCTTTTGTCAACAGAATTGATAATGTCATTTATTTCAACCAATTAGATTTTAATTGTCTTAGTAAGATTCTTGAATATCAAATTAATGAACTCAACTCGAGACTAGAAGAAaagaatatgaaatttGTAATAAGTCAAGCAGTGGCCGAGGAAATAGTAGTAAAAGCGCATTCATCTGTGTACGGAGCAAGATTGATGAAAAGATTAGTACAGACTCATTTTATAAGTGCACTGACGCAAATATTACTAAAGAGAACTGACAACTCaattttgtttgtaaaaTGCTATGGAACTTATGAAAATCAAGTAGGAGAACAAATAGGGGAGTATGTTTATCAATACTAA